A single uncultured Methanolobus sp. DNA region contains:
- a CDS encoding minichromosome maintenance protein MCM, translating to MTEGKWDEKFIEFLKKYYWNEILQLANNYPDQRSLEVDFYKLDVFDGDIADELLNTPDEVIPSADNALQKIDLPIEKKLIDAKVRFVKIPNKIPNRDLRSKHLLKFVAIEGMIRKATEVRPKVLNAAFQCMRCEHVTMVPQNEVKFQEPPECENETCGRKGPFKIVVNQSDFVDAQKLQIQESPENLKGGAQPQSLDVDIEDDLAGLVKPGDRVIINGVLRSHQRTTREGKSPFYDLVLHANSIEYTDLEFDELEITPEEEEEILAMSRDPEIYHKVIGSIAPSIYGYEDVKEALSLQLFSGVAKHLPDGSRVRGDIHMLFMGDPGVAKSQLLRYMVKLSPRGVFASGKSASSSGLTAAAVRDDLGDGRWTLEAGALVMADMGIAAVDEMDKMSTEDKSALHEAMEQQTISVAKAGILATLKSRCALLGAANPKYGRFDRYEGIAQQINMPPALISRFDMIFVLLDTPNEDMDSKIAKHILKSHYAGELSEQRKNLPSSTITQEEVDDHMEVIKPVINPDFLRKYIAYSRRNIFPVMEDDARDHLVKFYMDLRRMGDGKDAPVPVTARQLEALVRLAEASARLRLSNVATMDDAKRTTRIVYSCLRQVGVDPDTGAFDVDVIASGTSKSQRDRIKIIKEIIKSVGEKHPGGKAPLEEVYAEAQNQQIDRQHAEDLISRMRRSGDLIKPDKEHVKVV from the coding sequence ATGACTGAAGGTAAGTGGGACGAAAAGTTCATAGAGTTCCTTAAAAAATACTATTGGAATGAAATTCTACAACTTGCTAATAACTATCCTGACCAGCGTAGTCTGGAAGTGGATTTCTACAAGCTTGATGTTTTTGACGGAGATATTGCAGATGAACTTCTTAATACCCCCGACGAAGTAATACCAAGTGCCGACAATGCACTTCAGAAAATAGACCTTCCTATTGAGAAGAAACTCATAGACGCTAAAGTTCGCTTTGTAAAAATACCGAACAAAATTCCTAACAGGGATCTTCGAAGTAAGCATCTCTTAAAATTTGTTGCTATTGAAGGAATGATACGTAAAGCAACTGAGGTCCGTCCGAAGGTACTCAATGCAGCTTTTCAGTGCATGCGCTGTGAACATGTGACAATGGTACCCCAAAACGAAGTAAAATTCCAAGAGCCACCTGAGTGTGAGAATGAGACTTGTGGCAGGAAAGGACCTTTTAAGATAGTAGTCAACCAGTCTGATTTTGTCGATGCACAGAAGCTTCAGATACAGGAATCTCCTGAGAACCTCAAAGGTGGTGCTCAGCCACAGAGTCTTGATGTTGATATTGAAGATGATCTCGCTGGCCTTGTTAAACCCGGTGACCGTGTAATCATAAATGGAGTGCTTCGCTCTCACCAGCGAACCACAAGAGAAGGAAAGTCCCCATTCTATGATCTTGTCCTGCACGCAAACTCAATTGAATACACTGACCTTGAGTTCGATGAACTTGAAATTACACCGGAAGAAGAAGAAGAAATACTTGCCATGAGCCGCGACCCGGAGATATATCACAAAGTCATCGGATCCATTGCTCCTTCCATTTACGGTTATGAAGATGTGAAAGAAGCCCTTTCACTTCAGTTATTCTCAGGTGTTGCAAAACACCTTCCTGACGGTTCAAGAGTACGTGGCGATATTCACATGCTCTTTATGGGAGACCCGGGTGTAGCTAAAAGTCAGTTGCTAAGATACATGGTTAAACTATCACCCCGTGGTGTTTTTGCATCCGGTAAAAGTGCATCATCAAGTGGTCTTACCGCTGCGGCTGTACGTGATGACCTTGGAGACGGACGCTGGACACTGGAAGCTGGTGCGCTTGTTATGGCAGATATGGGAATTGCCGCAGTGGACGAAATGGACAAGATGAGCACTGAAGATAAGAGTGCACTCCACGAAGCAATGGAACAGCAGACAATCAGTGTTGCAAAGGCCGGAATCCTTGCCACGCTGAAATCCCGATGCGCCCTCCTTGGTGCAGCTAACCCGAAATACGGTCGTTTTGACAGGTACGAAGGCATCGCCCAGCAGATAAACATGCCGCCTGCCCTTATTTCAAGGTTTGATATGATATTTGTCCTTCTTGATACTCCTAATGAAGACATGGACTCAAAGATCGCAAAACATATTCTCAAATCACACTACGCAGGTGAACTTTCAGAACAGCGTAAGAACCTGCCTTCAAGTACCATTACACAGGAAGAAGTGGACGATCATATGGAAGTCATTAAACCTGTGATAAATCCTGATTTCCTCAGAAAATACATTGCGTATTCAAGAAGGAACATTTTCCCCGTAATGGAAGATGATGCACGTGACCACCTTGTCAAATTCTATATGGACCTGCGAAGGATGGGAGATGGAAAAGATGCGCCTGTTCCGGTAACTGCGCGTCAGCTTGAAGCCCTTGTAAGACTTGCCGAAGCCAGCGCACGCCTAAGACTCAGTAATGTTGCAACCATGGATGATGCTAAAAGGACAACAAGAATAGTATATTCATGTCTCAGACAGGTCGGTGTCGATCCTGATACAGGAGCGTTCGATGTGGATGTTATCGCATCAGGTACAAGTAAGAGCCAGAGAGACAGGATCAAGATTATCAAAGAAATCATAAAATCAGTCGGTGAGAAACACCCCGGCGGAAAGGCACCTCTTGAAGAGGTCTATGCAGAAGCCCAGAACCAGCAGATAGACAGGCAGCATGCTGAAGACCTTATCTCACGTATGAGGCGTTCCGGAGATCTTATTAAACCCGACAAAGAACATGTAAAAGTAGTTTAG
- a CDS encoding triphosphoribosyl-dephospho-CoA synthase, giving the protein MIDSLYTIDRGAYPLPAHIARCAQLAMCLEVSSSPKPGNIDRFSDYEDTRYEHFLASASAVYPVIEEAVSCDSGVGRLIKSAVTESMRWQKGGNTHFGAFLLLIPFAMAAGELFEEDETFTIQQLAESAFRIVKNTTTADSVDFYSCFEAAGVKVNSVDEYDLKDSSAVDELHENDMSLYKLMDIARGYDIIANEWVTGFKRCARCAELIIDGMNGLESPKLEADINNVTVYAFLKMLSENEDTFISTKYDTDTALYVSEKAKVILEEMYKIGEDFNSILPLIGKLDEELLQKKINPGSTADITIAGLFISLLAGVRF; this is encoded by the coding sequence ATGATAGATTCACTCTACACTATTGACAGGGGAGCTTATCCTCTGCCTGCACACATTGCGCGGTGCGCACAGCTTGCCATGTGTCTTGAGGTTTCCTCTTCCCCAAAACCTGGAAATATTGACAGGTTCAGTGATTACGAGGACACAAGATACGAGCATTTCCTTGCGTCTGCAAGTGCGGTATATCCTGTCATTGAGGAAGCAGTCTCCTGCGATTCTGGTGTGGGGAGACTCATCAAGAGCGCAGTGACTGAAAGTATGCGCTGGCAGAAAGGCGGCAACACTCATTTTGGCGCATTTCTGTTGTTGATACCTTTTGCAATGGCTGCCGGAGAGCTTTTTGAGGAAGATGAAACATTCACCATCCAGCAATTGGCGGAGTCTGCTTTCAGGATAGTTAAAAATACCACAACTGCTGATTCAGTGGATTTTTACAGTTGTTTTGAGGCTGCCGGCGTTAAGGTAAATTCTGTTGATGAGTATGATCTCAAGGACAGCAGCGCTGTTGATGAGCTCCATGAAAATGATATGAGTCTTTACAAGCTCATGGATATTGCCAGGGGTTATGACATAATAGCCAATGAATGGGTCACCGGTTTTAAGAGATGCGCACGCTGCGCAGAACTGATAATCGATGGGATGAATGGTCTGGAATCTCCAAAGCTTGAGGCTGACATTAATAATGTAACTGTGTATGCGTTCCTGAAGATGCTTTCTGAGAACGAGGACACGTTCATAAGTACTAAATATGATACTGATACGGCTCTTTATGTATCTGAAAAGGCAAAAGTGATTCTTGAGGAAATGTATAAAATCGGTGAAGACTTTAATAGTATATTACCATTGATCGGAAAACTGGACGAGGAACTCCTCCAAAAGAAGATAAATCCTGGTTCCACAGCAGACATAACTATCGCAGGTCTGTTCATCTCACTACTTGCCGGAGTTCGATTC
- a CDS encoding RNA methyltransferase, whose translation MDLRIVLVEPLYQGNVGSVTRAMKNFGFSDLVLVNPCKLEGEAMAMSSHARDLLLGAKKVSTLDEAIEDCSIIIGTTGIAGSRFDLHLRVPGYSPKEIKERLSGLSGKVAILFGREDNGFTREELKKCDMIMTIPTSEIYPVMNLSHAVAVVLYEFSDIKGAEAPLADARDMRILYEHLAELLDDIDYPEHKKEKTNLMLKRIFGRSCLLSREIHTLHGILRKIQRQYPDDCEDEDTDHEELD comes from the coding sequence ATGGACCTTAGAATAGTGCTTGTTGAACCTTTGTATCAGGGAAATGTAGGTTCAGTTACAAGGGCAATGAAGAATTTCGGATTCTCTGACCTTGTACTTGTAAATCCCTGCAAACTTGAAGGAGAGGCAATGGCAATGTCTTCTCATGCAAGGGACCTGCTGTTAGGTGCAAAGAAAGTTTCGACCCTTGATGAAGCCATAGAGGATTGCAGTATTATAATAGGTACTACAGGAATTGCAGGATCAAGATTTGACCTGCACCTCAGAGTACCCGGTTATTCCCCGAAGGAGATAAAGGAACGTCTTTCTGGTCTTAGTGGAAAAGTGGCAATTCTTTTTGGCAGAGAGGATAATGGTTTCACCAGGGAAGAACTTAAAAAATGCGACATGATAATGACAATTCCAACATCGGAAATCTATCCCGTTATGAATCTCTCGCATGCTGTTGCAGTTGTTCTCTATGAGTTCAGCGACATTAAAGGCGCAGAGGCACCTCTGGCAGATGCAAGGGACATGAGGATACTTTACGAACATCTGGCGGAACTTCTTGATGATATCGACTACCCTGAACACAAAAAGGAAAAGACGAATCTGATGCTTAAGAGGATATTCGGAAGATCCTGCCTGCTTTCCAGGGAAATCCATACATTGCATGGCATTCTCAGGAAGATACAGAGACAGTATCCTGATGATTGTGAAGATGAAGATACCGATCATGAAGAATTGGATTGA
- a CDS encoding methanogenesis marker 9 domain-containing protein, with product MSDNLFDIKVGDFSFRNPIALAPMGGITNSTFANDNANAAGLVILGGYNLDSATQKAAAEMVSRGRKEFESHEPLKVIEDEIKAVKEGPVVGINVRSSKLEPLIKAAEVVRDAGAILELDAHCRQKEMTDIGVGQALLSDLPKLGQWISKIKETGVVLSVKVRANVVDDIELVKAIEAAGADILHLDAMKEGAGADLKLIKDIRDSTRMFLICNNSVTDIEAAKDMFTRGADMVSAARAVMDEPGIISQLVNRISIQQEDMGWYNAPKHVCRGEGDLRGLAFCCLPVKPCPVHHNIAKLGYSAQEFADIKMEFAKGTMLEYGDSTCFGSLVWCCKISKPCYLRDGVLETLGLSDSEYMRLKKELADYILDHAKKPVNAPA from the coding sequence GTGTCTGATAATCTTTTTGATATTAAAGTAGGAGATTTCTCTTTTAGAAATCCGATTGCGCTTGCACCCATGGGGGGAATAACGAACAGCACTTTTGCAAATGATAATGCAAATGCTGCAGGACTTGTGATCCTTGGTGGATACAACCTTGACTCTGCAACCCAGAAAGCTGCTGCAGAAATGGTTTCCCGTGGAAGGAAGGAATTTGAGTCCCATGAGCCTCTCAAGGTCATAGAGGATGAGATCAAAGCTGTGAAGGAAGGACCTGTTGTCGGGATCAATGTGAGGAGCTCAAAGCTCGAACCTCTTATAAAGGCAGCAGAGGTCGTAAGGGATGCTGGTGCCATACTTGAGCTTGATGCACATTGCAGGCAGAAGGAAATGACCGATATTGGTGTTGGACAGGCACTTCTCAGTGACCTTCCTAAGCTTGGCCAGTGGATATCAAAGATCAAAGAAACAGGTGTTGTGCTCTCTGTAAAGGTTCGTGCAAATGTCGTGGATGACATTGAACTTGTCAAAGCAATCGAAGCTGCTGGTGCAGACATACTTCACCTTGACGCAATGAAGGAAGGTGCAGGAGCAGACCTGAAACTCATAAAAGATATACGTGATTCCACCAGGATGTTCCTCATTTGCAACAATTCCGTAACAGATATTGAAGCTGCAAAGGATATGTTCACAAGAGGCGCTGACATGGTTTCCGCTGCACGCGCTGTTATGGATGAACCTGGCATCATAAGCCAGCTTGTGAACAGGATATCAATACAGCAGGAAGACATGGGCTGGTACAACGCACCTAAACATGTCTGCCGCGGAGAAGGCGACCTTAGGGGTCTTGCATTTTGCTGCCTGCCTGTAAAACCATGCCCTGTTCATCATAATATTGCAAAACTTGGTTACTCTGCACAGGAATTTGCAGACATTAAGATGGAGTTTGCAAAGGGAACAATGCTTGAATATGGTGACAGCACATGTTTCGGAAGTCTTGTATGGTGCTGTAAGATCTCAAAACCATGTTACCTGAGGGATGGAGTACTTGAAACTCTTGGTCTCTCTGATTCAGAGTACATGCGCCTTAAAAAAGAACTTGCAGACTACATTCTTGACCACGCTAAAAAGCCAGTCAACGCTCCGGCGTGA
- a CDS encoding disulfide reductase, whose protein sequence is MDYFAGVTDALRVTFVQMMLISFIAMGIFVVGMYINLKKWGMGSTGYGAAPSKSILAFPKMLMYQMSEHAHVHNQSVLETFVLDILFQRRILRRSPLRWFMHFTIFVGWMVLFAMSGAMFAVEMIHLIGEKVGYAHDLPWFMIPETFRELLAVPNDVFSYILLIGIVIAIYRRLFVAKVREATIAYDSILLIGLTIITISGFVADGIRTGRLWGFGVDSELAPPMALFHVVISLLFCIAYIPFSKYIHVIAIPLALLANKGGE, encoded by the coding sequence ATGGATTATTTTGCCGGTGTAACCGATGCACTAAGGGTTACTTTTGTGCAGATGATGCTCATTTCCTTTATTGCCATGGGTATTTTTGTTGTAGGAATGTACATCAACTTAAAGAAATGGGGTATGGGCTCCACAGGATATGGCGCTGCTCCATCTAAGAGCATATTAGCATTCCCTAAAATGCTCATGTACCAGATGAGTGAGCATGCACACGTTCACAATCAGTCCGTTCTTGAAACATTTGTCCTTGACATCCTTTTCCAGAGAAGGATCCTGAGAAGAAGCCCTCTCAGATGGTTTATGCACTTCACTATTTTCGTTGGCTGGATGGTTCTTTTCGCAATGTCCGGTGCAATGTTCGCTGTTGAAATGATACACCTTATAGGCGAGAAGGTAGGATATGCTCATGATCTTCCTTGGTTCATGATCCCTGAGACATTCAGAGAGCTTCTTGCAGTACCAAACGATGTATTCAGTTACATTCTTCTTATCGGTATTGTCATCGCTATCTACAGAAGACTTTTTGTTGCAAAGGTAAGAGAAGCAACAATCGCATACGATTCTATTCTTCTTATCGGACTTACTATCATCACAATCTCAGGATTCGTTGCAGATGGTATCAGGACCGGAAGGCTTTGGGGATTTGGAGTTGACTCCGAACTCGCACCACCAATGGCACTTTTCCACGTGGTTATCTCACTTCTGTTCTGTATCGCATACATCCCATTCAGTAAATATATCCATGTAATTGCGATACCACTTGCACTCCTTGCAAACAAGGGAGGAGAATAA
- a CDS encoding (Fe-S)-binding protein yields MAKREPSITTENFTAVQLMELDSCSRCGECVEWCPTYDASGQDPGLAPRDKILRWREYMNQSYGLRAKLFGPKEISEEEIEQFKNDVYGCTTCGMCATVCESAINTVELWESMRANLVKRGNGPFGKQGAFLKLIGEYKNPYMEDNKNRTNWFPADIKVEDKAEILYFGGCTAELKQRKLALATARLLNKLGIKFTMLGEDEICCGSALIRTGQYFINDTAKINAQKNVDNIKAKGAKIVLYACAGCFRASKVDWPRLTGQELPFKVVHITQYLQGLIEKGEIKWEKSIDKKVTYHDPCHLGRHVGVFEPPRAVLEAIPGIEFIEMERIEENQRCCGAGGGVKAGIPDLALGVASTRVEDALATKAELLSSACPFCKRNLSDGRDAIGAKELEVEDVVVLAAEAMGIDLSDAPE; encoded by the coding sequence ATGGCAAAACGTGAACCATCTATTACAACTGAAAACTTTACAGCTGTTCAGCTTATGGAACTAGATTCATGCAGCCGCTGCGGCGAATGTGTGGAATGGTGTCCAACATACGATGCATCCGGACAGGACCCTGGACTTGCACCAAGAGACAAGATCCTCAGATGGAGAGAATACATGAACCAGTCCTACGGACTTCGTGCAAAGCTCTTCGGTCCAAAGGAGATCTCAGAGGAAGAGATCGAGCAGTTCAAGAACGATGTATACGGCTGTACCACTTGTGGTATGTGCGCAACAGTCTGTGAATCTGCTATTAACACCGTAGAACTCTGGGAATCCATGCGTGCAAACCTCGTAAAGCGTGGAAACGGTCCATTCGGTAAGCAGGGTGCTTTCCTTAAGCTCATCGGTGAGTACAAGAACCCATACATGGAAGACAACAAGAACAGAACCAACTGGTTCCCTGCTGACATCAAGGTCGAAGACAAGGCAGAGATCCTTTACTTCGGTGGATGTACCGCAGAACTCAAGCAGAGAAAGCTTGCTCTTGCAACAGCCCGTCTTCTTAACAAACTCGGCATTAAGTTCACAATGCTTGGTGAAGATGAGATATGCTGTGGTTCAGCACTTATCAGAACTGGTCAGTATTTCATCAACGACACTGCAAAGATAAATGCTCAGAAGAATGTTGATAACATCAAGGCAAAAGGTGCAAAGATCGTACTCTACGCATGTGCCGGATGTTTCAGAGCTTCTAAGGTAGACTGGCCAAGACTTACCGGACAGGAACTCCCATTCAAGGTAGTTCACATTACTCAGTATCTCCAGGGCCTCATCGAGAAGGGAGAGATCAAATGGGAGAAGTCCATTGACAAGAAGGTAACATACCACGACCCATGCCACCTCGGACGTCACGTTGGTGTATTCGAGCCACCAAGAGCAGTACTTGAAGCAATTCCAGGTATCGAGTTCATTGAGATGGAAAGGATCGAAGAGAACCAGCGCTGCTGTGGAGCTGGTGGTGGAGTAAAGGCAGGTATTCCTGACCTCGCACTCGGTGTTGCTTCAACCCGTGTTGAAGATGCACTTGCAACCAAAGCAGAGCTCCTTTCAAGTGCCTGTCCATTCTGTAAGAGGAACCTCAGTGACGGTAGGGATGCAATAGGCGCAAAGGAACTTGAAGTTGAGGACGTAGTAGTTCTTGCTGCAGAAGCAATGGGAATCGACCTCAGCGATGCACCAGAGTGA
- a CDS encoding DUF116 domain-containing protein — MQIPYELLGKVFIFVALAALVMLLIALLLGAYSFKNHKILFPNFVLFILYLFYGPSKWICRVFGIKDTLVDEILVEVRNAVMLDQFKEIKNGRVVFLPQCLRHPNCKARCDPVIGYECKMCGLCDIGVICKAAKERNFEVYVIPGGSFVKKIIKAHRPESCIGVACYPELAESMQGASPFMVVQGVSLLQDGCYNTKVDVDEVIKKMEECDNV; from the coding sequence ATGCAAATCCCTTATGAATTACTTGGAAAAGTCTTTATTTTTGTGGCTTTAGCTGCGCTTGTAATGCTGTTGATAGCATTGCTACTGGGTGCTTACAGTTTCAAGAATCATAAAATATTATTTCCTAATTTTGTTCTGTTCATTCTTTATTTGTTCTACGGTCCATCCAAATGGATATGCAGAGTATTTGGTATCAAGGATACGTTAGTTGATGAGATCCTTGTAGAGGTACGTAATGCAGTAATGCTTGACCAATTCAAAGAAATTAAAAACGGCAGAGTTGTCTTCCTTCCTCAATGCCTCAGGCATCCTAATTGTAAGGCGCGCTGTGATCCTGTCATTGGATATGAATGTAAAATGTGTGGTCTTTGTGACATAGGGGTCATCTGTAAAGCTGCAAAGGAAAGAAACTTTGAAGTATATGTGATTCCGGGAGGCAGTTTTGTTAAGAAGATCATCAAGGCTCATCGACCTGAAAGTTGTATTGGCGTTGCATGCTATCCGGAACTGGCTGAGTCAATGCAGGGAGCTTCACCATTTATGGTGGTACAGGGAGTTTCCCTTTTGCAGGACGGGTGTTATAATACGAAAGTCGATGTTGATGAGGTAATAAAAAAAATGGAGGAATGCGACAATGTATAA
- a CDS encoding DUF116 domain-containing protein translates to MYKEIGIIITLIFIMSVLLAALALAASRVSLNRHVWLSGFFAGILDFFYMPLKYFFYKLSDPRILDKWMVSLKNTSNRNSFKKAEKRMIIAPHCMRHIDCPASSKKTGIQCVACGKCIFTRLKEDAPKYGYDLYIVTGSSFVKHVIKEKSYDAALLIACDYELNKVMMGLKGKKLITYGIPMLNDGCFNTEVEYERVIETLEMFRTK, encoded by the coding sequence ATGTATAAGGAAATTGGCATTATAATAACCCTTATATTCATTATGTCCGTATTGCTGGCAGCCCTTGCATTGGCAGCAAGCCGCGTCAGCCTTAACAGACATGTATGGCTTTCCGGATTCTTTGCAGGCATACTGGACTTTTTCTATATGCCATTGAAATACTTCTTCTACAAGCTTTCAGACCCGCGTATTCTTGACAAATGGATGGTATCCCTGAAAAATACCTCCAACAGGAACAGCTTTAAGAAAGCTGAAAAGCGTATGATCATCGCACCCCATTGCATGAGACACATAGATTGTCCTGCATCTTCTAAAAAAACGGGTATACAGTGTGTTGCCTGTGGTAAATGTATCTTTACCAGACTCAAGGAAGATGCACCAAAGTATGGATATGACCTTTACATTGTTACTGGTTCTTCCTTTGTTAAACACGTGATCAAAGAAAAGAGCTATGATGCAGCTTTACTCATTGCCTGTGATTATGAACTGAACAAGGTCATGATGGGACTTAAGGGTAAGAAACTGATCACCTATGGGATCCCAATGCTTAATGACGGATGTTTCAATACCGAAGTTGAATATGAGAGAGTAATTGAAACTCTGGAAATGTTCAGAACTAAATGA
- a CDS encoding TMEM165/GDT1 family protein yields the protein MIQDILIPFFLVGLAELGDKTQIAVLVLSTKTREYARLLAGVMLAFILTDGLAILLGNVIANRIPMEYVRIGAGVMFIIFGVMTLINKDDDDKEGSYELKSPFMSGFGLILVSEMGDKTQLASALFATQYDPAMVFIGVVLALFLLSSMAIYIGKILMEKINKNTISRVAGVLFIVIGISFFF from the coding sequence ATGATACAGGACATCCTAATACCATTCTTTCTTGTTGGCCTGGCGGAACTTGGCGATAAGACACAAATCGCGGTGCTGGTCTTATCCACGAAAACAAGGGAATACGCTCGTTTACTTGCCGGGGTGATGCTGGCCTTTATTCTGACAGATGGCCTGGCAATTCTTCTTGGAAACGTTATTGCAAACAGAATTCCAATGGAATACGTGCGTATTGGTGCCGGAGTAATGTTCATCATTTTTGGTGTGATGACATTGATAAACAAAGATGATGATGACAAAGAAGGTTCCTATGAATTGAAAAGTCCTTTTATGTCCGGTTTTGGCCTGATCCTGGTATCAGAGATGGGAGACAAGACACAGCTTGCATCTGCACTTTTTGCAACCCAGTACGATCCGGCTATGGTATTCATAGGTGTTGTCCTTGCACTATTCCTGCTCTCATCAATGGCAATATACATAGGGAAGATCCTCATGGAAAAGATAAATAAAAACACGATTTCCAGAGTGGCAGGTGTCCTCTTTATTGTGATCGGTATTTCATTTTTCTTCTGA
- a CDS encoding LPXTG cell wall anchor domain-containing protein — protein MTVLFLFIFSGAVSETNTDLFHVNGFNTGENGLGILFLGIGLPLLLAAIYIAFRMKKEDSQH, from the coding sequence TTGACGGTATTATTTCTGTTCATATTCTCCGGAGCTGTTTCTGAAACGAATACAGATCTGTTCCATGTAAATGGTTTCAACACAGGAGAGAATGGATTAGGGATATTATTTTTAGGTATAGGGCTTCCCCTGTTGCTTGCAGCTATTTACATTGCATTCAGAATGAAAAAAGAAGATTCTCAGCATTGA